A region from the Gossypium hirsutum isolate 1008001.06 chromosome A08, Gossypium_hirsutum_v2.1, whole genome shotgun sequence genome encodes:
- the LOC107945685 gene encoding uncharacterized protein: MAYHPQTNRQVEVSNREIKQILEKVVNPTPKDWSLRLDEALWVYRIAFKTPLGMSPFKLVYGKLFHLPVELKHKAFWQQVRIATNLNREQEEMSLFWGYVRKRDAAIKKSLQKNFTRPLPMFPNFPKELLSDAEEREEDEAEADATEPTTIHTATKEKDQT; this comes from the exons ATGGCATACCACCCTCAGACAAATAGACAAGTTGAAGTCTCTAATAGAGAAATTAAGCAGATTTTGGAGAAAGTAGTGAATCCAACTCCCAAAGATTGGTCATTAAGATTGGATGAAGCTTTATGGGTGTATCGTATTGCGTTCAAGACACCATTAGGAATGTCGCCTTTCAAGCTTGTATATGGAAAACTTTTCCATTTGCCTGTTGAACTTAAACACAAGGCATTTTgg CAACAAGTGCGGATTGCCACAAACTTAAACAGAGAACAAGAGGAGATGTCTCTATTTTGGGGTTATGTACGAAAGAGGGACGCTGCTATCAAGAAGTCCCTTCAGAAGAATTTTACCAGGCCTCTGCCTATGTTCCCCAACTTTCCAAAAGAACTGTTATCTGATGCAGAGGAAAGGGAAGAGGATGAAGCTGAAGCTGATGCAACTGAGCCTACCACTATTCACACTGCCACTAAAGAGAAGGACCAAACATGA